The Ursus arctos isolate Adak ecotype North America unplaced genomic scaffold, UrsArc2.0 scaffold_33, whole genome shotgun sequence DNA segment TCAAGAAATGGAGGGTAGAAGGGTCAATGCAAAACAGAAGACACTTACGGGACATGCATTTTTTTCAGGTAGGCAAGTGTTGCCCGTGGTAAATGTATTTATCTGGAGAAGAGCTATGGAGTAGATGAAAAAGTGGTTATAACAGATAACACTTTGTTATTCTGCAGACAGAGGGGAGATGGTGAGGGAGAACAGCACAGTGGTATCCGAATTCATCCTCCTTAGTCTAACACAGTCTCAACATGCTCAACTCCTAGTCTTCGTGCTAGTTTTAGTTTTCTACCTCATCATCCTCCCTGGAAACTTCTTTATCATCCTCACCATCAGATCAGACCCTGGCCTCACAGCCCCCCTCTACTTCTTTCTGGGAAATCTGGCTTTCCTGGATGCATCCTATTCCTTCATTGTGGCTCCCAGGATGCTGGTGGACTTCCTCTCTGAGAAGAAAATAATCTCCTACAGAGGCTGCATCACTCAGTTCTTTTTCTTGCacttcctgggggtgggggagatgttCCTTCTTGTTGTGATGGCCTTCGACCGCTACGTCACCATCTGTCATCCTTTGCACTATTCCACTGTCATGAACCCTAGAGTCTGCTATGCCTTACTGTTGGCTGTGTGGCTTGGGGGCTTTACTCATTCCATTGTACAAGCAGCCCTTATTCTCCGCTTGCCCTTCTGTGGCCCAAACCAGCTGGATAACTTCTTCTGTGATGTGCCACAGGTCATCAAGCTGGCCTGCACAGACACTTTTGTGGTGGAGCTCCTGATGGTCTCCAACAGTGGCCTGCTCACCCTGCTCTGCTTCCTGGGACTTCTGGCCTCCTATGCGGTCATCCTCTGCCGTGTGAAGGGACATTCCTCTGAAGGGAAGAATAAGGCTGTTTCCACATGTACCACACACATTATCATTGTGTTTCTGATGTTTGGACCTGCCATCTTCATCTACACTCGCCCATTCAGAGCCTTCCCAGCTGACAAAGTggtttctctctttcacacaGTCATCTTTCCTTTAATGAACCCTGTGATTTATACTTTTCATAACCAGGAAGTGAAAGCGTCCATGAGGAGGTTATTGAGTCGTCACATGTTTTGCCAAATTAAATAGAAGAATGGTAcagacaaaaaaggagaaaatccagTTGGAATTGATTAAATCAGTTACTCATTAATGCACTGAATCAGTCAGTCATTTTAGCAAATActacatttattaagtacttgcAATTTTCAGGCACTGTTCTATGTATGTGAATAAGGCAGGTAAGATTCCAGGTCTTTTGGGATTATACTCAAGTAGATAAACACAGATTAAACTATTAAATTGAAAACAACCCATAAGATCCAAAAGAGATAGTGCTCTGAAGCAAATAAAAACTAATGTTATGATAGAGTTTGGCTGGGAGATGGTAGTTACTTTGCTTTTGGTTGTTCAGCAAGTTATTTTAGAGCAGTCATTAGCTGATATCCACACAACTTGAAAGACACACCCATGGGGTGTGAATTACATggggaaagaaaattctagagagATAAGAGGACCAGTACAAGGGTACAAAGATCTTATGAACTGGTACATTTAAAGACCACAAAAAGGAATGTAGTAGCTTGTCAAATATGttgatacatatataaataagtatgtATTAAATAATGATCGTACAAAAAATAGTATGATGTCTTGttaggtatgtatatatgtaaatgcaTGACAATGGTCCTATAAAATGAGTGACATGTAATAGGATTATTATTGATATGACTGGATTAATATCTGCtttcttgtcaaatgctttatatttatttatattatttcacacttcctgcttttttttttgtttgtttgtttagctgATAAAGGCAACACAACTTTAATACTGTAGGATTTACCTGGACATTTCCCTGGCTCTAGCTCTCCTAGTGAAATGTGCCACAACACTTCCAACTTTTGTATATAAGCTGTTATAACCAGAATAATGGTCTCCTACACCCTAATCAGGGAACTAGTGAGTATGTTACCTTACACTGCAAAAAgaactttgcagatatgattgtTTATAAACCTTCAGGtggggagattatcttggataATCTGGGTGGACTCAATCTAATACCTGAGTATTTAAAGGATTGAACCTTTCATGgatctagagaaagaaaaaaaaagacaggaaggatgAGTCGTGAGGAGGCTTCAGTGCCTGTTTCTGgctttgaagaggaagaagacatgACCAAGGAATATAGGCAATGCCTAAACAGTGAGAATAACCCCAGAttaaaaatcagcaaggaaatgaAGACATTATTCTACAACCACCTGGAACTAAAGTTGGCCCATAGCCAGCATGAGTCTGGGAACAGTTTCTCCCTCAAAGCCTCCAGTAAGGATTACTGTCCTGCCAACAACTTGATTGTATTCCAGTAAGACCAATGTTGGATTTTGGACCTACACAACTATGAGATAATAAGTTTGAGTTGAATGAAGTCTCTATGTTTATGGAAACTTGtgaaacaagaagaagaaaatgtaacatATGGCCCCATCCTTGAGCTGTGGTAAGACTGTGTCTTCTCTTGTCCCTCAAGTTTACATCTGGGGATACCTTCCAGTTGATGCTCATCTTTGGTTTAACCGAACATTTGCTTTTAGCATTTCAGCCTCCTTGTCACTAGAGTAATTAAACTCCTTCTGTCTTATATATGTACCATGTTTAACTGATAGCATTTGACTATAAATACTTAGAGTATTTCATGCTAGTataaaaactaacatttttcCAATTAGACCTGGGAAAAtatggaggtggggagagacaaAGGGCATAACTCTTCCAGGAGTCAGTCCCTACAAAGAATTTTTACCAAGTAGCTGCCTGATACTACTACTTATTTTGTGTTGTTGGCCACTTTTACTTGCAAGGAAGGCTGCACAATGTCACTTAATGAATTCGGGTGTCTGTTACTAATGAAGAATGGGAGAAGGCTACTCAGCGGTCTCTGCTACATGGTGTAGCCTCATTGCTAACCTAGTCAATGGTGAGGAAAATGTGATTGGCTCTGGCTAGTGAGATGCAGCTTTATGCATGGGGCTGGAGACTCCATGGAGGTGCACAGACACCTGATCCCaagaaaatctgttttttgtggttttgtttttgttttttgttttccaaaaaagaaggaagggtcaTGGTTGGGAAACTGCCACAGCCAGTTATCATCACTGTTAATTTAACATTGCTCTACAATTCTAGTTAATGAAATAAGGCACAAGAAATGTCttagagaaaatattattaatgtcTGTAGATCATTTATCAGTAACCCAGAACAAAGAAGACAATTAATTgggaaaaaactagaaatgagATTTCCACAATGATACCATTCACAAATtaagtatgtaaaaaaaaaaaaggaaacgacAATTAAAATCAATTATGTTATAGAAAAGATCATATAAAGTACAGCATCAAAGTAGGAGATATGCAAAAttacatttaacaaaaaatgtgttgataatgaaaatgagaaaattttattgTACCATAAAAGTAGCAGACATAAAATCCTTCTTGATGAAAGACTCAATTttgtaattccatttattttttctacctttcttATAAGTTAAGGCTGTGATATCAAAATATTGGAACTTGTTttaactttggaaaataaatctatttaatttagaataaaaagatATGAAGCTAGCCAAGAAAACTGTGAATGAATAAGGCAGTGAGAGCAGACTTAACCTTCCATACATTAAATATGCTGTAAACATAATAAGTAGCAAAATATGTAGCACCTCCTCAAAAATTatcagggaaaacaaaaaattaaatgagcaTATCTGAAGAAAAAGCCTGATCTATcagcaaatttaaaaagttgtaaagAAAGCATAACAAATTCAAAAGGTTATAAAGAAGGCATAACAAATTCTTAGTggaatgaattattattattaatattatttaataattattatttaattggaaagatgaaaaattatCTCACATTatttatcagggaaattcaaatcaaaaccacattgagataccaccttataccagttagaatgacaaaaattaacaaggcaggaaacaacaaatgttggagaggatgtggagaaaggggatccctcttacactgttgatgggaatgcaaactggtacagatACTTTGGaaagtatggaagttcctcaaaaagttaaaaatggagctaccctatgatccagcaattgcactactgggtatttatcctaaagacacagatgaaaagaaggggcacatgcaccccagtgttcacagcagcaatgtccacaatacccaaactgtggaaggagccgagatgcccttcaacggatgaacagataaagaagatgtggttcacatATACAACAGACTATTAGTCaaccatcaaaaaggatgaatac contains these protein-coding regions:
- the LOC113249021 gene encoding olfactory receptor 4N5-like isoform X1 is translated as MVRENSTVVSEFILLSLTQSQHAQLLVFVLVLVFYLIILPGNFFIILTIRSDPGLTAPLYFFLGNLAFLDASYSFIVAPRMLVDFLSEKKIISYRGCITQFFFLHFLGVGEMFLLVVMAFDRYVTICHPLHYSTVMNPRVCYALLLAVWLGGFTHSIVQAALILRLPFCGPNQLDNFFCDVPQVIKLACTDTFVVELLMVSNSGLLTLLCFLGLLASYAVILCRVKGHSSEGKNKAVSTCTTHIIIVFLMFGPAIFIYTRPFRAFPADKVVSLFHTVIFPLMNPVIYTFHNQEVKASMRRLLSRHMFCQIK
- the LOC113249021 gene encoding olfactory receptor 4N5-like isoform X2; the encoded protein is MKISNSTVVSEFILLSLTQSQHAQLLVFVLVLVFYLIILPGNFFIILTIRSDPGLTAPLYFFLGNLAFLDASYSFIVAPRMLVDFLSEKKIISYRGCITQFFFLHFLGVGEMFLLVVMAFDRYVTICHPLHYSTVMNPRVCYALLLAVWLGGFTHSIVQAALILRLPFCGPNQLDNFFCDVPQVIKLACTDTFVVELLMVSNSGLLTLLCFLGLLASYAVILCRVKGHSSEGKNKAVSTCTTHIIIVFLMFGPAIFIYTRPFRAFPADKVVSLFHTVIFPLMNPVIYTFHNQEVKASMRRLLSRHMFCQIK